CTGTGTATTGGGAGATTCTTGGAAAGGCATTGTGACAAAAGTGACTTGTTCAGCAcccaacatttttattttaatttttttatgtcTTGGCAATCATGTCAATTTAGGTTTCATTTAAACTATTGTCACAATGAAGTAATATTTATGTAAATTGGATGTGTAGAACTGTACCACAAACTAAAGTCCTCCGAGATCTCTTGAGGATATTCCCATATCTTTGTCCTCTGATACAGAATGTGATGTAGTTCTGATGCACTTCTGTTGCTCCATGGAGCTATTGAAGGGGCTCAAGGGGAAATATTCCTTGTAATTAATTTAAATAACTGACATCTGAACATTCGATGCGCAGTTTATTATTAAAAGCTTAAGGGACATTTATCATTGGATAAACTATTATTGAGCAATGAGGCACAGGGTTAGTAATTGTCCATGTGACGACAAGCGGACCCCCTTACGGACCCCCCTAAATGTAGTTTCAAAATcataaagaaaacatggtattTTGCCTGTTAATGCATGCAATGCAGTAAAGAAAActacatgacaataatgtttaatgacCAGTCCTGAAATGTTAGGCTTTATCTTAATCATGAATTGGCTTGGGGGGTAATTACATTCAAAGCACTCACAACACCGTAACAAGATTTACCTCGCGTCCTCTTAGATCTTAGAACTCACACCAAGGATTTCCCCAGGCACACGTGATATTGTGTAATTTGGAGTCCAGAGCCCCAAAGCAATCCGTTTTATTCGTTTTAGGCATTTGTGCATTTGTTTATGATTTCGCTCTTGTCTCTCTTGATCTTATCATTTTTAAATAGCCAATGGCTCTGTGTGTTTACCCCTCTCTGGTTGGAAGCAGCTCGATATCGCCATCTGGGGGTTACAGCCGGTAAACTACAAAGAATGAAGCTTCGTTCGGTTCAGTCAGTTATTGATGTGTCAATTCTTTTCAATTCTTTCTCAGACCTGTAAAATGATGTACATTTAATCTCAGGCTCTTTGTGGTGTATTACTAACGAGTATGTATTTATCTTTGTTTATCAAATTTGTACTCGGAATTCAACAATCTACAACACTGTATATGCTAGAATGAGTGTGTGGCTCATGTCCTGAAAGTTATCGGAAATATTGCCTGCTCTAATGCACATATTCCTTTCACTGTGAAGCAGAACATAAAAATACAACCATTAGCTAATCTATACAAAATTGTGGTCATTTCTCTCCAGACACTAAGCAGAGCAGCCATGTAGGCTGAGTGCTTCAGCAGAGAGTTGAACCCTGTGCTGTTTCAGGGATCCATTTCATGGGACTCTTCCCATCGATAAATCCCCTACTTCATATGAGACGAGGGCTTTCTCCGTGGTAATGCACCGTTCTGATCATCGATCCTGGAAATTAACATTATCCAGGCTAGCAGCTAATCTGGTGTAGGTTTGCAAACGAAGACGGATGGAGCCATCGTAAAACAGTCACTGGAGGAGGAAAAATTGATTTAATTTCTGCAAGACTCATGACCTCATGACACAATCTGGAACGTTAAGAATGTATTTCAGTTTTTGGATGTAACATTTTGATATAAGTGTTATCTTTCAGTCTTCAGGATTGTAAACCTGGACTGTGTTTAACTAATATAGAACTTTAAGTGAAAGTTATAGCTACAAATGTACTACTTTTGACCTTGGTATTCTGTAGAACAATGATGAACTTGTTTTGCACATCTTTTCTGGCCTTGAAGTAGCATAAACATTTTTACCTGCCGCGAGCCGGTTAAATCAAGTTTCAGACCTCTGTCCTTTTGCATGCATGACTGCTGGTTTAGTATATTGAAAACATATAAttctcttaaaggggcaattgactgggttttttgggtatttcacactgttccttaaggtctccgaatagggtatgtaacattggttgggttgaaaatggcccgggtgctgttctatgccctcttacaaatcgtctgaaatgttcccgggaaaaaacactagcttttctccttttatggtatgctcattaatatttagataagctgcgcgctgattggttggttatcaacgagtgaagctgggagcaaaaacgcaacacggccaacagcagcactcgctgaaacactgaagttggagacttgaaataaaaacgcacaaataaatctattgtgtctacacaacactgttttcaacagatttactatataacatttgaaatgataacattacttgtttccacttctgttgttgaagcaaactggattgacttaggtgggtagaacattaggctacagcttagcaaccaaacgttgttgcaatctgattctactcggcttcagttagctagctaggctagctctagatatcttgctgtaaaataacatgacaaacatctggacaaacatgcatcgtgaattgtcgattttcattacacaggttatttatttgaatgaaacacagtcaggaacatgaatcaacgttagccccattgccaataaactaggctaaattattacacattctatgctcttgcattaactagcaagctaaacttgttaacatgcctacagtctaggtgttactagtaacagttactagcaatgctaatgtatcctgtatctaaaacctgcctttctccagttctttcaaatagattatctagacaggcgttagcaataagccagactgcagttcgttttctggctatttttcggaagcttcccttctaatgccgactacagctagtctagctagagtcatttgatgtgtgtagaaacgtatttagcattctacctggtatgctatatacaggaaacgttagcattgctaataactgttagcacaacatcttactgtccttatagcttgcggttgcaatgagcatacgttggaacagcacctcctttccaggttcagcttcctagcatatcctgcttgaaattgtccaaggttgtcaaaactgtcttgggtgaaatgttcagagcaaatgaatgattgagtgtcgaacttcgcctggatcttctcatagacaacagcagccatgcctgttgaatgtttggctccttgggaagactgtaagtgttagccttccctgtacagcctggaacacagcatttacgaccgtggtacattttcaatatccttgttataattcaaaacgttcttctttgtaattccttataagtagcctacacagagcagcgcgcagctaaactagtatcggagatagacgctacctctggttggtctggatgtaaattctggggcgtgacaaagatacagaccagagccaataagagggcgatcaccggtcctacgtaggaccggtggctttgttgaaaagctagcgttttacagccaaattttttctttttgagatttgaataggaaagaggtgtcaatagactttgatattcacggtatgttcagtttaccctccgaactgtcgtttttcaacaatgacaaggtaaaatcgtttttgcagtcaattgcccctttaagcatGTTCCGATTCTGAACCCGAACCTGTCAAAACTGTGTCGATTTGTGCTCTTGAACATGCAACTTCGCTGACTACATTGCCCACAATGCACCCATTACAAAATGGTCCAAAGTGTATTGTATTTTGATGTTCAGGGGGCATATTTGCTTGGCATTTTTCTGCTTTTGTGAAGTCTTCAGTCGTGTTTTGCCAGGCGTTTTGGATAAAGGTAGCACAGTTTGTCTTGGTGAGTTTGTAGTGCAACGACATTGTTTTAACTGTACGCCTTGGTAGTGACTGCTTTTTGAGGCAAAGAAACAGCGACGTAGGCGTTAGTCCAATCGTTAAGTTGGATAACTTATGGTCGATACTTTTTATGTTTCACGACTGTATGTGGGCGTACGTAGGGGTGTCACCTACAACAATTTGCAATGCGAATTATGctcatgaatgtgttttaatttgTTTCAGTTGGTTTTGCCTGTCAGTAGGTATGGCACAGCCGCAAAGAGTGGGGGACTTGCCCGAGGATGTCGACACAGATGACTGCATgacttcatacacacacatctacagtcCTGATCTACTCAAGTAAGTGTCTGTGGCTAAAAACACAGCAGTGTATCTTAGCAGAGGATGTTGTTTGATATGCCATATGAAAGTTTGAAATGAAACGTTATGGTAGCCTACTGCTCGTTACAGAACCTTACGTAAGAAGCAGAGGTGACAGGACGAGATTTATGCAAAGTTTATGCGTATTTTTTCATTCAGAGACCAAGTGGCCTTCATAACGGGTGGAGGGTCTGGAATTGGCCTCCGCATAGCTGAAATTTTAATGAGGTACCTTCACAGGTCATACTCCTCGTGCCTCATCATTAAGTGAACTGTACTTTAACCCCAGGTATTATCAGAACTTTGGTCTTTGTCTTCACAACTCTAACCCTGTTCAAAGCTTATCACTTATGAGGAAACGCATTCACACGTGAAATGtttacacacattcatactactgaacATTTACACATAccattagtttttttcacacctgaagtgaaaggagaggagaggggaaaggagaaccAGAAGCCTAAAGCAGAATACACTATAGAGCAGAGGTCCCCAAACCTTTCTCTACGAGGGCCAGatcatttttcctttctttaatgtggggccgggtcgtTCTGTAACAGAAAATTACATGGTCTGGagtgactaccagtattattgtggagattttattatgattttaagtgtatttattatgctagatttgtttattattttgttatgcaTCGTACATATGTAATACTTCCCAGGCCTTTCAACTTTTAGTTATTTCCCATCCATCTTGTAGCTACAGTATTTTATCACGAAAGGTGCcttacccctcctcttcttctctatgCCTGTACGTTTAATGTTTCACCTGAATACTTAAATCTCTTTCAGACACGGATGTGACACCGTTATTGCCAGCAGAAACCAGGATAAGCTAAGAGAGGTAGCCTAAGATTGACAGTTACAGTTAACGGAGATAAAAATGTTCTTACTAAAAGTACAAATGATGATTTTTTCTTCCAGGCTGCTAATAAGCTGACTGCAGCCACTGGTCGTCGTTGCCTCCCCCTGTGCATTGACGTGCGTCAGCCTGAGACGATCGGAGCTGCCGTGGACGACACACTGAAGGAGCTGGGACGTATCGACATCCTCATTAACAGTCCGTGGTAGTAGTTCTCCGGTTGAATGATTAACTTTTCGCGAGTTACATCTGTGTGTATCTTCAGAGACCATGCACATAATCTCCTCCAGCTTTTATGTCATGTTGTGATCATGCGGAGATACAGATTCTTCTTGCACAATAAGAACAAGGAATATCTCTTTCCTTTTAGATTTTACTTGATGTATTTATTAGGTCACATTTCAATGCACATTTTAGCTTACATATTCCATCATCTCAATGCAACACGTCTTTAAATGTCAAATTAGGTACAAATGTACATATTTACCACACACTGTCATCTGAATTTGAGACAcctgatttgttttgtttttcagatgCTGCTGGAAACTTCCTTTGTCCAGCAACGTCCTTGTCCTTCAATGCCTTTAAAACAGTGATGGAGATCGACACCATGGGCACGTTCAACACCAGCAAGGTGGTCTATGAGAAGTGGTTGAAGGTACTGACCTCTACCAGCCTCCAACAatctgaaaataaaaaaattacacTTAAGGTCTTTGTGTAAATAAAATCTAACTGGTAAATAATCTAGTACGGGTAAAGCATAGGTTAATATAAAGATACAAGACGAtttgtgatttgtttgtgtTCAGGATCATGGAGGTTCTATAGTGAACATCTCTGCAACCCTTGGCTACAGAGGCCAAGGACTCCAGGTTCATGCTGGGTCAGCCAAGGCTGCCAACGGTACGAAAAGTTCATCACAATGAATAATTCCCTATTCTGACTTTTTTTTGCAACTTATTCTTTGACTTTGACTTTTCCTATCTcccatctgacccccagatGCCATGACCAAGCATCTGGCTGTGGAGTGGGGGCCCAGTGGGGTCCGGGTCAACACCCTGGCTCCTGGCCCGATCTCTGGGACTGAGGGGTTCCGTAGGCTGGGTGAGTTGCTTCAGAACTTCAAAaatatatttctgtgtgtgtgtggggagaggggggatcgCGATCtcttcatggggcccaaaatagTTATCAGCACCCATGTTCAGgtaagtcaggtggctgagcggttagggaatcgggctagtaatcagaaggttgctggttcgattccctggccgtgcaaaatgacgttgtgtccttgggcaaggcacttcaccctacttgcctcggggtggaatgtccctgtacttactgtaagtcgctctggataagagcgtctgctaaatgactaaatgtaaacgtaaaatGTTCtcacccctctgtctccctgttccTAGGTGGTCCCAGAGGGGAGACTTCCGGAGCCTTCCAGTCCATCCCTCTGCAGCGGGCGGGGAACAAGACGGAGATGGCCCACAGCGTGCTGTTCCTGGCCAGCCGTGCATCCTCCTACGtgacgggcgccatcttggtgGCGGACGGTGGCAGCTGGTTGACTTCTGCCAATGACGTGTCCATGCTGCTGGGTATAGCCTCCTCTCAAACTGCTAAACTGTGACACGGCCCCTCTCCTCCGTCACCCAGGTTTGTAGGACGGGAGAGGAGACGGagctgtagggaggaggagacggagctgtagggaggaggagacggagctgtagggaggaggagatgggagctgtagggaggaggagatgggagctgtagggaggaggagatgggagctgTAGGGAGGATGAgacaaggagggggggaggaggagatgggagctgtagggaggaggagacgaagctgtagggaggaggagacaaggagggggggaggaggagatgggagctgtagggaggaggagacggagctgtagggaggaggagatgggagctgTAGGGAGGATGAgacaaggagggggggaggaggagatgggagctgtagggaggaggagacggagctgtagggaggaggagacaaggagggggggaggaggagatgggagctgtagggaggaggagacggagctgtagggaggaggagacggagctgtagggaggaggagacggagctgtagggaggaggagacaaggagggggggggggggagaaaaggagggggggcaaaatGTGTGGTCCTGGGACCGTGGTGTGGAAGATATCTCCACTATCTAATTAGTGGGGCATTCATGTTTAATATAAAAAGCTACTTTTTCTGGAGCAGTGGCATAGTTTGCTTTTTTTGCGGTCTCAGTTATATTTGGCTGGCTTGCGttctattttctctctttctgaagTGAGGGTTTCGGGACACAATAGAGAGGAGGGTTGTTAAACAATGCTGACTGATGAACATGATAATTCTTCTTTTGTTTTCAGGTCACTGGTCATCAGAAATGAAAAGGAACAAGTGAATGGTGAAGATGGCCAAAACTCCAACTGCCTTGATGTGCCATTTTGTTTAGTGTTACCCAAAGCTGCCTATACAGTTTTTCTGTGATCCCCGAGCTCATGGTGCTAATGATAATCAAAGACAAACACTGACTTAGTCAAGAAAATGTAGAAAAAAGGGACCAAATACTATTTGAAGTCTAAGGATGAATAACTCAACTTGACAAATCATTAACTTCAATAAATAATTAAGAGTTGTTGATCATATATTGAATATCAATGTAAAGCACCAACATTTACATCAAGCATTGTCACTGTCCTAATGCTTCCTGTTCATATTTGTAGAATGACAAAAACTAAACTGTCTGATGGGTTTCTGAAGGCAGATGTGTGCATGTACTTTTCTTAATTAAGCTTGTGTAAGCCCTTTTTTCCACACAGTTTTCATCACAAGCCAGAGTGCAGGGGTGTGTGAAGACAGGGCTAACATACCCCAGTAGTCCAAAGTTATTTTAATTAGTCTACATTTCCCTAGGTCCAGCGGAGAGCACAGAACAACATTTGTAGATTGATATCTATGTGACCTACTTGAAAGATGTAGTAGGATGAATACCGACCGAGAGCGACTGATCAGATTTGAGAACGTTTTTTCCCCTCTTGACATGACAAATAATCATGAATCTATTGAAACGGCCGGATGAGGGCGCTGATGTATCATGCGGCACAATTTGATGATGCAGTTGGCACATAATTACAATTTAGTTTGAATAATATGTTTGGGATTTtttataaacagctgtaattatAATCGCTTATGgcctttgtatttttttttatcgtatTACCTCTAGGCGAAATCTGACTATAAATACACCACTTGGACACCATGGATGGACATCACATTTGGCGTTGCATCATGCATTCACGAATGCAATTTATTTCTGACTATTGGTAAACTGTTCAATAAGTAGGATGTTTATTTGGCATTTTATACCCCCGTTTAGGAGACTGCGGTTCATTCTTTACGCGTGCGTGAAACGTCAACAGTGTATGCGGCTGAGGAGGAGCGGAGGATAGGGACATCGTTGCTGATGCTGATGATGCGAGTGCGTTTGGCCTCGGTGTAACCTCGGTGTATTTAAATGGACTTTTGAACATTTTTGTATCGCTGTTTGAGTATTTAAGTGCCAGCATATATTGTTGTTACTGCTGTAGTATGTCAGAGATAATTTGGCATCTCGATTTTTTGGACGAGCGAACGTTGTTATTCCTCTCTTCCTGACTGACACAGGTGGAAGGTTCTTGCTTGGAATATCTTCTATGATTCGGGAGGAAAAATCTTGGCTGGCAAATTCAAGAACAAAATCGTAGTTTATAGCGTCAACCTCAAACATCATTGAGGACAGGGGGATCATTTTGAAGAGGAGGAATCGGCGGACCAGTCAGTCTTTtttgagctaactagctaactgaTAGGACTAAAAGAGGCAGATACAGACGAGTCGGCCAGTTAGCTCGTTAGCCAACAAGCGAGCTAGCTTAGCCATCTAGTTTAGCGACTGCGCCGCAGCTTCAAACAGGATGCTCTGAATTTAAAAACATCTGTACTAGTCGGTATTTTAACTTGAATGGCTGCATAAACCGTACAGAAATTGAATTTTGTTAGCGATAAGGAAAGGTTGAATGTGCACTTGATAGCATCAGTAATTAGCCAGCTGGAGAGTGGTCGGATTTTGCCGGATTTGCCAGGTTCAAGTAGCTAGCTCGTTTGACTTAATTGACATTTTTCTTAATCTGCTTTAGCGATGTGATATGGCAATACACGGTGATTACTGAGCTAGATCTACCGATGATACAATCTTGACCTGTTTGTCTAGCAAGGTGATGCACCCGTACAACAATATGCCTTTTAAACTGAGACATAGACACAACCTGTGACAAGCTATTGCCCCAGCAACATTGATTACAATGTCAAATTTTATGTACTCTTTGTTAACTATCAGCAAAGTATGTTTATGCAGTCAAATGAATTAGGATGACGTTCATAGGTTTTGCATGTCACGCCTAGCACATCTAGTTGAAACAAACTTAGGATCGATTCTGTCAGTTTGAGATAGGTGTCTATGGGTTCACTACACTGACAACTACCCTTGGATCCTTGTTCGTGACGTCCAGCGCCATGTGTGGCATTATGACGGTAATTCGTGTGAGGAAAATTTGGACATTGACTGTCAAATAATACAGACAGCTTTTTTTCCCTCACTTGCTCAGGAAGAATTTGCCTAAATGGAACAGACTTTTATGTCAAGCCCTTTGGGGCATTCGGAGTGGGAGTCCGAACATAAACTTTCCCATGGGTTTCTCCTTAGTTCAGAGAAAGGACCTGTTTTGCCTCAGAAACAAAATAGCCAGACAGGTTTGGATTTTCAAAGAGATGACCAGAATATCTCTTTAAGCCTTGAGGAAATTTTCCACGAAAATGCCTTAAATCTTGACAGCCTTTTCAGGGGCTCTAGTTATACAGGAGAGCCAATTTTGCAAAGGGAGGCAGAACAATCAAATCATTTCGAAGGTGATCATAAGATTACCACTCAAGGGATATTGGCTCTTACGGACAAAACCGAAGGACAAGGGGGTAGCAGTGATGGTTGTTTCTCAGATCCCTTTTCACTTTCcaacaccactgactggctcgGGGACAACTTTCCTGGTGAGGAGGCACCTAGGAATGACCCTGAATCTGCCAGCAGTCTTGACCAGCTGACAACCATCCTTGACTGTCCCTCCCCCCAAAAGGTTCCTGATAGAACTCTAGATACCAACACAGAGTCTTTGTTGGTTGATCTACTCTCTGAaccctgccccagccctctTCCTGTTGAGGCAGACCCACAGGGTGTCAGTCGGGAGCTGTTACTCCCATCACTGGACGATGACAgaggcctccctccctcgctgggCGGAGAGATTGTGTCGTCCTTGTCACCTGAAACTGGGAACAAAGGTTTATTTCAAGAACCCGTGACTGATCTAGTCACAGTCGGTAACACTAGCCCTGAAGGTTTACCTGAGAGTTGCCTCTCACACGACGCTGACCCTGCGAATGGCCACAGGGAACCGAGGGAGGCCCTGGAAGGACCCTTGCCGTTGCTGGATTCTGCGGTGCCTGAAGGGGACCACAGCCTCAGCCTGTGTCCTGTCAGTTTAACCTCCCTCACCAGTACAGGTGCCCCTTCAGATTCACATGCAGAGAACCCGGAGCAGGAGCCCACGTTGGCTTCTCCTGTTTTGACCGTGTCCTCGGGGCACCTAGGTGAAGGGGACTCGCCACAAAGCAGTGTCCTATTGACTAAAAGTGCTCCTCGAGGGTCTCTCTCTGATGGAGACGCTTTGGGTTTGGCTGACTTGCCCAGGGACAGCAGCCCTGAGCATGCCTGCCAGGATTTGATGGACAATTTTCTCTGCAATGTCAAAcatgaggaagatgaggaaaTGGCTTTGGATCACAGCTTGAACGCAGATGAGCTGCACGATAAGGAAATGGTAGACCTGAAAATACTCAAGGGTGTACAGGAGGGGAACGTTTACGCTTCCCAAACGGAACAGGACGATAGGGACAGATCGACGGGCTCGGACCAGGTCAGACACCAGGATTGTCACAAAACGGATGCCTTTGGTTTTCCAGACCAGGAGTTGACAGAACTTTCTCCTGAGGCTGGATGGACTAGTGAACAAACATTGGagacccactctctctctgagatgGTGGTGTCTGACTCCATGGCTGGGGTTCCCATAATGAACCAGAGGGAGGAAGACCAGTCCCCTCTAAAAGCTGTGTTCGACGCCCTGGATCAGGATGGAGATGGATTTGTCAGAATTGAGGAGTTTCTGGAATTTGCTGCAGCCTATGGGGCAGATCAGGTGAGATTCCACACATTCTCAGACCCGTTTTGGCCTTTTAACCTTTCAGTGGATGATGCAGTATGAGGTCATGGGGGTTTAGTATCGTGAAAAGGTTATTGTATGCTTGTTAAGATCCTAAGAGGCTAGTTTTTTTTGCGTGAATGGTTTACTATTGATTTTCCACTTTACTTCAGAGAGCTTCCTGTAAAAGCTCGGTTAATT
This DNA window, taken from Hypomesus transpacificus isolate Combined female chromosome 13, fHypTra1, whole genome shotgun sequence, encodes the following:
- the decr2 gene encoding peroxisomal 2,4-dienoyl-CoA reductase [(3E)-enoyl-CoA-producing] isoform X1, with the protein product MFRGHICLAFFCFCEVFSRVLPGVLDKGSTVCLVGMAQPQRVGDLPEDVDTDDCMTSYTHIYSPDLLKDQVAFITGGGSGIGLRIAEILMRHGCDTVIASRNQDKLREAANKLTAATGRRCLPLCIDVRQPETIGAAVDDTLKELGRIDILINNAAGNFLCPATSLSFNAFKTVMEIDTMGTFNTSKVVYEKWLKDHGGSIVNISATLGYRGQGLQVHAGSAKAANDAMTKHLAVEWGPSGVRVNTLAPGPISGTEGFRRLGGPRGETSGAFQSIPLQRAGNKTEMAHSVLFLASRASSYVTGAILVADGGSWLTSANDVSMLLGHWSSEMKRNK
- the decr2 gene encoding peroxisomal 2,4-dienoyl-CoA reductase [(3E)-enoyl-CoA-producing] isoform X3, which translates into the protein MFRGHICLAFFCFCEVFSRVLPGVLDKGSTVCLGMAQPQRVGDLPEDVDTDDCMTSYTHIYSPDLLKDQVAFITGGGSGIGLRIAEILMRHGCDTVIASRNQDKLREAANKLTAATGRRCLPLCIDVRQPETIGAAVDDTLKELGRIDILINNAAGNFLCPATSLSFNAFKTVMEIDTMGTFNTSKVVYEKWLKDHGGSIVNISATLGYRGQGLQVHAGSAKAANDAMTKHLAVEWGPSGVRVNTLAPGPISGTEGFRRLGGPRGETSGAFQSIPLQRAGNKTEMAHSVLFLASRASSYVTGAILVADGGSWLTSANDVSMLLGHWSSEMKRNK
- the decr2 gene encoding peroxisomal 2,4-dienoyl-CoA reductase [(3E)-enoyl-CoA-producing] isoform X2, encoding MFRGHICLAFFCFCEVFSRVLPGVLDKGSTVCLVGMAQPQRVGDLPEDVDTDDCMTSYTHIYSPDLLKDQVAFITGGGSGIGLRIAEILMRHGCDTVIASRNQDKLREAANKLTAATGRRCLPLCIDVRQPETIGAAVDDTLKELGRIDILINNAAGNFLCPATSLSFNAFKTVMEIDTMGTFNTSKVVYEKWLKDHGGSIVNISATLGYRGQGLQVHAGSAKAANDAMTKHLAVEWGPSGVRVNTLAPGPISGTEGFRRLGGPRGETSGAFQSIPLQRAGNKTEMAHSVLFLASRASSYVTGAILVADGGSWLTSANDVSMLLGIASSQTAKL
- the decr2 gene encoding peroxisomal 2,4-dienoyl-CoA reductase [(3E)-enoyl-CoA-producing] isoform X4; the protein is MAQPQRVGDLPEDVDTDDCMTSYTHIYSPDLLKDQVAFITGGGSGIGLRIAEILMRHGCDTVIASRNQDKLREAANKLTAATGRRCLPLCIDVRQPETIGAAVDDTLKELGRIDILINNAAGNFLCPATSLSFNAFKTVMEIDTMGTFNTSKVVYEKWLKDHGGSIVNISATLGYRGQGLQVHAGSAKAANDAMTKHLAVEWGPSGVRVNTLAPGPISGTEGFRRLGGPRGETSGAFQSIPLQRAGNKTEMAHSVLFLASRASSYVTGAILVADGGSWLTSANDVSMLLGHWSSEMKRNK
- the rab11fip3 gene encoding rab11 family-interacting protein 3 isoform X2, whose translation is MEQTFMSSPLGHSEWESEHKLSHGFLLSSEKGPVLPQKQNSQTGLDFQRDDQNISLSLEEIFHENALNLDSLFRGSSYTGEPILQREAEQSNHFEGDHKITTQGILALTDKTEGQGGSSDGCFSDPFSLSNTTDWLGDNFPGEEAPRNDPESASSLDQLTTILDCPSPQKVPDRTLDTNTESLLVDLLSEPCPSPLPVEADPQGVSRELLLPSLDDDRGLPPSLGGEIVSSLSPETGNKGLFQEPVTDLVTVGNTSPEGLPESCLSHDADPANGHREPREALEGPLPLLDSAVPEGDHSLSLCPVSLTSLTSTGAPSDSHAENPEQEPTLASPVLTVSSGHLGEGDSPQSSVLLTKSAPRGSLSDGDALGLADLPRDSSPEHACQDLMDNFLCNVKHEEDEEMALDHSLNADELHDKEMVDLKILKGVQEGNVYASQTEQDDRDRSTGSDQVRHQDCHKTDAFGFPDQELTELSPEAGWTSEQTLETHSLSEMVVSDSMAGVPIMNQREEDQSPLKAVFDALDQDGDGFVRIEEFLEFAAAYGADQVKDLTKFLDPSGLGVISFEDFHRGVSAISSGGPEPHLYDVHFSPGDSAGGCQEEYDENEVTDSAYLGSESTYSECETFTDEDTGALVAPEMHEDVETDSGIEAALHDQDDGSNRFSLNSELHDHSLVTVIGGEEEHFEDFGESNTSELLETNEGSEGEGEGVPSLLQTPDQVDCSSLLLSPSTGKRLSSKKVARHLLHNSSMTLDSMGELSRDILDLADSDITDKVLLLERRVAELEQDSEASGEQHTRLRQENLQLVHRTNALEEQLKELELRAEEQLHQEARRHKDALGKLERERGLELENLQARLQQLDEENSELRSCVPCLRANIERLEEEKRKLQDEVEDVMERLNEELDSRRKMADRLSHERHQNQKEKECTQELIEDLRKQLEHLQLYKLEAEARRGRSPSAGLQEYQSRTREAELEQEVRRLKQDNRSLKDQNDELNGQIINLSIQGAKNLVTASFSESLAAEINSVSRGELMEAIHKQEEINYRLQDYIDRIIVAIMESNPSILEVK
- the rab11fip3 gene encoding rab11 family-interacting protein 3 isoform X1 → MEQTFMSSPLGHSEWESEHKLSHGFLLSSEKGPVLPQKQNSQTGLDFQRDDQNISLSLEEIFHENALNLDSLFRGSSYTGEPILQREAEQSNHFEGDHKITTQGILALTDKTEGQGGSSDGCFSDPFSLSNTTDWLGDNFPGEEAPRNDPESASSLDQLTTILDCPSPQKVPDRTLDTNTESLLVDLLSEPCPSPLPVEADPQGVSRELLLPSLDDDRGLPPSLGGEIVSSLSPETGNKGLFQEPVTDLVTVGNTSPEGLPESCLSHDADPANGHREPREALEGPLPLLDSAVPEGDHSLSLCPVSLTSLTSTGAPSDSHAENPEQEPTLASPVLTVSSGHLGEGDSPQSSVLLTKSAPRGSLSDGDALGLADLPRDSSPEHACQDLMDNFLCNVKHEEDEEMALDHSLNADELHDKEMVDLKILKGVQEGNVYASQTEQDDRDRSTGSDQVRHQDCHKTDAFGFPDQELTELSPEAGWTSEQTLETHSLSEMVVSDSMAGVPIMNQREEDQSPLKAVFDALDQDGDGFVRIEEFLEFAAAYGADQVKDLTKFLDPSGLGVISFEDFHRGVSAISSGGPEPHLYDVHFSPGDSAGGCQEEYDEQNEVTDSAYLGSESTYSECETFTDEDTGALVAPEMHEDVETDSGIEAALHDQDDGSNRFSLNSELHDHSLVTVIGGEEEHFEDFGESNTSELLETNEGSEGEGEGVPSLLQTPDQVDCSSLLLSPSTGKRLSSKKVARHLLHNSSMTLDSMGELSRDILDLADSDITDKVLLLERRVAELEQDSEASGEQHTRLRQENLQLVHRTNALEEQLKELELRAEEQLHQEARRHKDALGKLERERGLELENLQARLQQLDEENSELRSCVPCLRANIERLEEEKRKLQDEVEDVMERLNEELDSRRKMADRLSHERHQNQKEKECTQELIEDLRKQLEHLQLYKLEAEARRGRSPSAGLQEYQSRTREAELEQEVRRLKQDNRSLKDQNDELNGQIINLSIQGAKNLVTASFSESLAAEINSVSRGELMEAIHKQEEINYRLQDYIDRIIVAIMESNPSILEVK